The genomic stretch ACCCTGGGGTGGAAAATAGGAAGATCCTGAGCAAGTTTTTGGCCCCGATCCGAATCCTTACCTTCTTTATcgattaccttttttttttaacacagttGGCTATGCCATTGGTAGACTCACATCTAGATTCAAAGAGATCAACAGATCAGCTTGACTTCTATGACTATTGACTATCCTAAAGACCTTTTGCAAGTCCCAAACTAATCAATAAAGGATTTCTTAAAGAGATGCTGTTGGAGGTAGCTCTGGTACAAGTCAATCTaggtaagctagctgtgtcgtcCCAtaagtgttgtttgtgtttttttcctttggaGGGACACCAGAAGGTGGAGGTGGGGAGAAAGGAAATGCTGCAAGAATCAcagatcctgcttttgattttgatgattgaaATTGAATGCCCCCTCTGATCAACTGTCATTTTAGAATCTGAATTGTAACTCCCCTAATTCTTGTATGAGTTGCAAAGCAGCAGCCTGACTATGTGATGGAGAGTTGTGGAGTACAGAATGAGGCAGGTCAAAAAAGTCTCAACACAGACTGGTGGTAAAAAGAAAGCATAACTAAAATGACCCAGCTCAGATTCATTATCAGGCTCAGCTGACCATGTTAACTTTCTTTGTAGCTACAATGTGGGATGCACAAAGAGGATGGGTCTCTTCCCAAACCGCAAAACCAGCCTGGAGAACGTGAAGAAACAAAGAGCATTGAACGGAAACCACAAAAACTACAGTTTAGACTCTAAAAAGAAGGTGAGACTGCAGCCAACTTTCCACTTTTAATGTGAGTTATTTTATGAAAGGATTCCTTACCTTGGTGAGAGTGAAGGAGGACTGCCGTCTGTGTGTGATAGAACAAAGACTTGCGTCTTTGAAATCAGTCTAGTGCATCCTTATCTGTATTATAACATTCTACATTTGATCCAATCATGATGTGAGAGGCACATATCATCATATTTTCTCCTCTTggctcagtgttgtgtttatctCTTGTGACAGACTGCTCCCTCTGTGCAGAAGCCTGCTGCTACTGCTCTGTCCCCCAGTCACTCAGTCCACCCTGCGCAGGGAGAGTCCAGCCAATGTTCAGACTTGTCTGGCTACAAAAGAACCCCGCCCCCCCTGTTGACCACCCAGCGGGTGCCTGTGGTGCAAGGCTCTGAGCTGCCCCTGTTACCCTACAGCTTCCTGCCCAGTGACCCCGGCCAGTGGAACATTGAGGACGTCTACGAGTTCATCTCCTCTCTACCAGGTGCGTGCTGCCTCAACTGTTACAGTGTCATTTCTGTTTACTTTCAAATGTCGTGCTGAGTCTTGTTGCCACCTTGGCCATTGATAGTGATAATGGACAGGTGACAGGaaatgatggaaaagagagcAGACATGCAACCAAGACTTGAACCCGGTACCCTGATAGCactgatcagtgatgtgtgagGATTGTCATTGTGCTCTTTGCCAAGAGAGGGCAGTTCTAATGAATTCAAAAACTGTTCCATTGTTTGTTCACTAGCTTTGTCTGGGATATTAATATGTGTCAAATGATTTCTCAATACCTTCGAATgggtttgttattttgtttgtaaaagGCTCACTAATGAATCTCCTCACTGAATCTGATCAGTTTACTGCTCAACAGATCTCATTGGAGCTTTGCATCTGTTCCATATCCCAAAGTTGATCTTGTGGAtcaagcagtttttttttcctttggacttttaacagttttaaGAGAGCACTCTGAGCTATCATTTGTCTTCAAATGACAGCTTTGGCTGCATCCCATAAAACTTCCAGGATTGGAGGATTCATTCCTCATTATCAACGTGCTACATACGCCTTTAATTCCTCTGCCAAGCAAGTTCTTAATGTGGCACTATTTCAACCTGGAccccttttttcctgtttttgtgtctaagtGACTAATGGGGACAACAATTGTTTTGACTGCAACAGTCAATAACAGCATAACGGGCTGTAATGTAATCTCTGCCAACAATTAGTATGTGTATGTTCACACTAGCAgcccaaatctgttttttggcaCATTCAGATTGTATCTACCGTAGATTGATTTTAGGAAGtctggacagcaaaaaaaacacatgaactgtgattttttttttgcaaatcagATCCAAGCCACATTTTGGAGGTGGTATGAAATGCGATTCAAATCGGATTTCTACAGATGTGCCTCAGTCGCTCTGGTCGCTCATATGTGAaaagtgtcttttgtgtcaCTCGCATTACATCACACAATGGTGACATCAGATCCAGAGAAAAGGAAGAGCGTCAGgcaagacaacacagagaacaacagtcTGGAGTAATGCTGAAATAAACTGTCTGCTCCACAACTTGACTAGTGATTGTTTGGAGAGCGAGATGATTGATCATCAATCAATAGTTACAAGCGTATGTAGTTACTGATGCCCATGTAGTTACCACAGCAACCCATGCAGATACTGTACGTTGACGATGTCTGGACACAAAAATCCAACCTGATATCAATGCAATCTCTCAGTTTTTTCAGAGACGAATGAGATTTTCCTGCTGTCTGAACATACTGACAGTCTCAGATTCTTATTCTAGGTGTCCAACAATATATGAAAGGATCCCTACTAGAAACTTTTGTTAAAGACTaagatattttttctttaactagAAACAGCTGCTATCACTCTATTCCATCTTcctccatttgcagaaacaataattttatcataaaacacactttcattcaAACAGGGAAAAAATGAAACTCACCAAACCATTTTGGTTCGTCAGTCCACTGTTTCAACAATAAGCatctctggtttggttgaaataaatccttaattcaCTGCGTTAAGGTGTGAACATATCAGAAGAGGAGCCAGAGTGAGGGCGGAGGGTGTGTAGAGCCAGGACATTTTTACATCTTATGCAGTGAATTACGGGGTTGGTGATTGTTAAAACAGTGTAAAGATAGTAAGTAGATAGTAGAATAGTCCATTCTCGTGTCTGATGGATATGCAGAGACCTCTTTTTACTCCTGTCAATACAGAAATACATCAGAAATACAAccaaattacaaatacatttagaaaaaagaaaagagaaacattgACATAGTTTTGCCCGCAGAAAGCAGAGGATAAATTTTGTAATTTCACCTGCACTTGCATACAGAAACAGATTATTCTAGTACCAACTAGAGGTGTGTCTCTTCACTGGCATCAAGATTTAGCTGTCAACTATTCGAATGCAGaacgattctcgatgcatctcagcgtatggcatcctcagtgatctatattactgcacgtggctactttttcatcatttaaattccccttttattcagaaagtccttccaacaatcagactacagcagtcgacaaaataaaagctgcatcttttcaatatcTGCACCtcagtacataaacattacaaaaacaaaacatctatccatctgcagtgccttacacgtttgttgtaataatgttgttttcacatggcagctttaaggcAAGGCatctattgactctgctgcacacacctctctgagAGTTAGACAGCAAAGTAGAcagcgcctcctcagatcttggctgattagctgggcttgctgtaacTGTTATTATTcatggctgcagacgttagcttcaggtgaaaatggctaatgtgattagtaattgttgtgaggcagaacTCAGGCTCAGCATGGGTCTCGTCCAGTTTGTActtcccagcaagttcataaGGTCCGACATGAGCCCTGAGatgtctgttaaaaaaaaaaactctgagcTTTTTATTATCACtcgcagatgatctctgcctccctccgacatacctcctacataagtaatgttagcctaatgtccgcccacaattcaaagcatgggagcaacaTCGTGACATAACCAGCTGAGGCCGGACAATCAACATAAGCAGCAGACTCTCgattatgctctgtctctgcatcaatgcagaatcttccacgtccACATTGCGATACATCTCATAATCGAGAAATTTCCACAGCTCTAGTACCGACCATGTAAATAAAATTTGGATGACAAATGAATATGGTTATGGTGCGTTCTGTTGGAAGTTGGAAGTTGGAATTTCCGAGTCGTCGGTATTCTCGACTTCCAATCTAGAAGAGTCTCACTGCATCTGCTCGGAAAAACATAGATGCTCGCTGCAAAGGGGTGTTTGAATGGAAAGTCTGCCaacttcacaagcaactacagcagcaGATTGAACTGTTATGGGCACTTTcaaaaaagacaggaggaggaggctccgCTGGCATACTCTCAGAGACTTCTGTTCAGCACAGATGAACTGAATGAAAGTGGAAATGACAACTGCAAAGTTACTTACTGcatgttttataaaacaaacactttaaagtaaaaaaaaggtaaaaggtAATTGTTCACTATGTGTGCCTCCAtactgttgtgatgtcatgtgtgtttatgtcggGCTATGTGGATCTTGTCTGAGTTTACTCACTCTTCAATTGCACCTTTCTGTCAGATGTCGTTTTTCCCCGTGTTCTGAGTGCAATTGAACGCAGCCATTATGATTATGATGAGCCAATGTTCTGTGCAGTGCTGTGGTTCAGCTGACTGTTGgtggcgtgtgtgtttgtgtggttacAGGTTGTCTGGAGATTGCTGAGGAGTTCCGTTCTCAGGAGATCGATGGACAGGCCCTGCTGCTACTGAAAGAGGACCATCTCATGGGAACCATGAACATCAAACTGGGCCCTGCGCTCAAGATCTTTGCCCAGATTAGCATGCTCAAAGACTCGTAGCCCTGCTcacccctgacacacacacacaaacacacacacacacacacacacacacacacacacacacacacacacacacacacacacacacaaacacaaacacaaacgcaTACACTGCTCTCAAAAGCTGTGACTGGACAAACACAATGTGCTCAGGATCGCACTTAATAACTGACTGTGAATAGAGTGCAGGTACCGGGCCAGAAGTGTTTGATGGATGTTTTGTCGTGGCCTGCTGAACACGAGGACATCAGCTGGGACTGTTCGACTCACCTTTACACTGATAACTTCACTGTGACACTACTTCAGGAAAACTTCACCCCTTAGTTTGATAAGAATGTTGTGTTCGGTAGGCTGTGTTGAGTGTTTCATTGAGAGCGTATCGTTTTCATAATGTAGTTCTGCACCTTCCCTAGGTTCCTGCAGGAGAGGTTTAAGGTTAGCAGTTGATTTGTTCTAGCATTTCTCACAGGAAAATGCCTGTGAAAATTTCAGATGTGCATTTGCCAGTTCAGcccaacattttggaaaaacaacCCTGTTTGGTGAGGACATCAGTGTCATCTCTGAGCAGAGCTACAGTTAGTCTTAATCCAGGACTTTTTATTACCTATTCAGGTCCTGCACCAATTTCTTTGTAAACTCTGGATGGATATTTTTGTCACTGAGCAACTCATAAAATTCTTCAAAGTGCTGGTCGATATGAACATAAAATAACACTggacaatatactgtattttttagcaaattaaaatgtgtcaaatcaAGCAGGAGCAGAGTAACAAAACATGACCGTGCTCTGACCAAGAAAGGTCCCTTCCATTGACAATACAAACCATGACAAATCAAAGATGCctaatgaaagtgaaggaaggAATGTAAAGCAACAAAGTGACCATTTAATACAGCTGTATTGCTGCAATATTCCTGCCAGCCACCAGGGGCAGCAGAGCTCACATCTGTCCAGTTAATGAGTGAAAAAGATTTGAGTGTTTACCTCAGTGGAAGTTTTTCTTGTGAAGTTTTCATTTAGTGTTAAAATTCTTGgccgcgtgtgtgtgtgtgtctgtctgtctgtctctgtctgtctgtctgtctgtctgtctgtgtgtgtgtgaaagagagagagagtgactcaGGCCAATTTTAGGGAGGCAGACAATTGTAAAGCAGCTTATTTTTGGGTCGGTGGTTTAGGCTGGGGTTATAGTTGGGGTAAGAAACCAGAAAACTAATGTAAGTCTGTGTAGTGACCAAAGTAagtttgcatgcatgtgtgtgtgtgcattttatgAGGCGCTCAGTGACTGAAATATTGCAGGATATATATTCCAGGAGATGGCAACACAGGACCATGGTGCGCAGTATACTAGTCCTGTATCAGGGGTAAGATACAGCAAGTCCAGAATCAGTGTTAGACTGGGACTGGAGGACTCCATCAACTGTGTGGAGTAAAGCCATCCAACAACTCAGAAAGACTTTTTGACCTGAGATGGACCAGGCTTCATGTagctctgcttccagtctttgtgctgtGCTAAAGATGTCCTGAGACAGTCTCTGCTGGCATGACGTTGATTAACTCCTGATTTTGGCACAGCACAAAAGCCTATCTCCCTAAATGTCCCACTTTAGAAAACACCTTGATTGAATGGCCAGTTGCTAAATTGTTATAATTTAAAAACGCTTggactgaaaacagactttttttaCAAGATTTTGGGCGCAATGGCAATCAGTACCATCACACCTACTTCATAAACTTCTAGAAGCAGAAAAACTGTTGTTTCCATGTCAAGGCTGATTTATACttctgtgtcagtgtctctgtacAGGGGCTGGACATAACCATGTGAACACACCTAAAATATAATGTGGCCAGGgactggtgatatgctgccccctatttgtttaaTGTATAAATCCCCCAAGAGGCCATttcatacatattgcacctttaagaggcTGGGGGGATGTTGTCCTACAGTTTATTAGGTGATTCAGTTCAGATTGATTCATGTAAATTGGCTCAGGCTACTTGTGTTCACTCCTTCATGTGTCTGGTGCTTGTTCATTGTGGACAAATAgctttttttcatgtaaaaaaacattttaatgcaccGTTGACTCCCACTGATACAACTCTGTGTGAATGAGATTGAACGTTACACAATACCTGATGACTGTACTCTCACAGGAGCAGTGGAGTCCGTGCACATGGGGAATGGCTGCCATAAGTGCCTATTGTGACATTTTGACGCAGATGTATAATTCAGGCTTGACAAATCAAAAAGTGTGAAAGCTGTGGATAGTTTGTCATTTCATTCTACTTCTACCAAAGTCAAGTGagtgtctctgctgtcacaaGAAACATGTTAAAGCTGAGCAACAGTAATgatgttctgttgttttttttattacagatgccataaaaatgtttgaaaagttGTGTTCCAAAGTATAgtcttctatttttttaaaggcCACATGTACAATTCATAAACATCATGAAAACTGAAGTGCCCATTTCACGATACCCCTTCAGATTTTTGAGTAATTGTATTTTCAAAAATGGCTGGGACCTGTTTGTTGAAAGGTAAAGCTCACTGTAATTTACCGGTCAGCATTCAAACACAGTTAAACATCTGCTTTACAATCCCTTTGTGAGCAAGGCTGTCATTTGTTGACAGTGTGTTCTGTTGGAAGAAAACTGGTTTCTTTAGTTGCAGTTGAAATTTGAtggctgtgacatcacaaacgTTTACAAGGTGccaaaaaaatcctgaaaagcATCTGTGTTATAGAAATGACTGCTAGTGtcactgtatttaaaaaaaaacacaactttgcAGGCCAAAAATGTTTAGAAGCCAGAGATTTTTAAACCcaataataaaatcattagATGAATTATATTGACTGCAGATGATCATTTTCAAACAGCTATACTACATTTGTTATCAttcaggggcctcatttataaagtGGATTAATAAGAATCAGTTTTAATCTTAAGTCTGATTTAAGATGAAAAGATCTGATCTCTAAGCAAAGTTACCTCCATATACATATTGCGACAGTactgtagggatgactattggtactttcacaaaatatcgAGACAATGAGATTTTGATTATAATCATCagtgtggatataatgactaatgCTCAGGCTACATTGAACATGTATGTGGACAGTTCCTGGAGATGATGTACAGTGggatatatttttttcactggCTACACCTGCACGTCCAGTGTAGAGGTTGTGAgtcacagacaaaacaagacggTGTGCTCTTGTTTTTTGGGATTGTGTCTTCAGTTTTTGGACCCGGCACAGCGCTGGGAAACTTTCAACTCTCCATGCTGAGAGGGACTGCAGAGTCTCTGTGGGTGTGTCATTATAAGTGACCGTCACAGTACACATGTTAATATAAATACGACTGCATctcaaaaatgaaatattttttaaattgattaaaatgaGACATTATAACAGTCTATAAATATTCCAGTGGTACACTCAAGACTAGACTCCATGCTTAAAGAAGCACTATGAAGTGTTAAAGAAGATATTCAATCttacaattttaatatttacaatattaatgaggtaataatacaaacttagacaggtttattttttccataagtgaataaa from Pagrus major chromosome 7, Pma_NU_1.0 encodes the following:
- the LOC140999149 gene encoding polyhomeotic-like protein 2 isoform X2, with the protein product MTSGNGNTNSSQHNGESKPAQALVKSHILTHLIEGFVIQEGAEPFPVERPSFSIESLRRHTGDTKMDSLSSKELKAQQEPMLTCELCGRVDFAYIFKRSKRFCSTVCAKRYNVGCTKRMGLFPNRKTSLENVKKQRALNGNHKNYSLDSKKKKPAATALSPSHSVHPAQGESSQCSDLSGYKRTPPPLLTTQRVPVVQGSELPLLPYSFLPSDPGQWNIEDVYEFISSLPGCLEIAEEFRSQEIDGQALLLLKEDHLMGTMNIKLGPALKIFAQISMLKDS
- the LOC140999149 gene encoding polyhomeotic-like protein 2 isoform X1; translation: MTSGNGNTNSSQHNGESKPAQALVKSHILTHLIEGFVIQEGAEPFPVERPSFSIESLRRHTGDTKMDSLSSKELKAQQEPMLTCELCGRVDFAYIFKRSKRFCSTVCAKRYNVGCTKRMGLFPNRKTSLENVKKQRALNGNHKNYSLDSKKKTAPSVQKPAATALSPSHSVHPAQGESSQCSDLSGYKRTPPPLLTTQRVPVVQGSELPLLPYSFLPSDPGQWNIEDVYEFISSLPGCLEIAEEFRSQEIDGQALLLLKEDHLMGTMNIKLGPALKIFAQISMLKDS